A section of the Methanocellales archaeon genome encodes:
- a CDS encoding ATP-binding cassette domain-containing protein: MINIENLTKKFEKITAVDNISLRIKEGEIFGLLGPNGAGKTTTLLMLTTLKPPTSGTATINNFDIIKQPDMVRKSIGIVFQDPSSDEILTGYENLKLHGWLYDMPDDLREQRIIEVLDLVDLTNRKDDLVKKYSGGMRRRLEIARGLMHHPKVLFLDEPTLGLDPQSREYIWTYIEKLSKEKNITIILTTHYMDEADKLCDRLAIIDSGKIVVIGSPKKLKKDLGGDIIRIKAEKLNIDALKQLTYVKNITNCDGEFCLTVEDANLNLQEILGIVGKVDSVEIRTPTLDDVFLHYTGRGIRESSPEGGWAEKAMHMRSN; the protein is encoded by the coding sequence ATGATCAACATTGAAAATTTAACAAAGAAATTTGAAAAAATAACTGCGGTGGATAATATAAGTCTACGGATAAAAGAAGGAGAGATATTTGGGTTGCTTGGACCAAATGGGGCAGGGAAAACCACGACCCTTCTGATGTTAACCACCCTTAAACCACCGACTTCAGGCACTGCAACTATCAATAATTTTGATATCATTAAACAACCTGATATGGTCAGAAAGTCGATTGGAATAGTGTTCCAGGACCCAAGTTCAGATGAGATACTAACTGGTTATGAGAATCTTAAGCTTCACGGATGGCTGTATGATATGCCGGATGATTTACGGGAACAAAGAATTATCGAAGTTCTTGACTTGGTCGATCTCACGAATAGGAAAGATGATTTAGTAAAAAAGTACTCAGGTGGCATGAGAAGAAGGCTGGAAATTGCCAGGGGGCTTATGCACCATCCAAAGGTGTTATTTTTGGACGAGCCGACTCTTGGGCTTGATCCCCAATCCCGTGAATATATCTGGACCTATATCGAGAAATTATCCAAGGAAAAAAACATTACCATTATTTTAACCACTCATTATATGGATGAGGCTGATAAATTGTGTGACCGTTTGGCCATCATCGACAGCGGGAAAATTGTTGTCATCGGTTCTCCAAAAAAATTAAAAAAAGATTTGGGCGGAGATATCATACGAATAAAAGCTGAAAAACTTAACATCGACGCTTTAAAACAATTAACCTATGTCAAAAATATCACTAATTGTGATGGTGAATTCTGTTTGACCGTTGAGGATGCCAATTTAAATTTACAAGAAATTTTGGGTATTGTCGGTAAAGTCGATTCCGTGGAGATCCGAACACCGACACTCGATGACGTATTTTTACATTATACCGGTCGAGGAATTCGAGAGAGTTCCCCGGAAGGTGGATGGGCTGAGAAAGCCATGCACATGAGGTCGAATTAA